The following is a genomic window from Dermacentor variabilis isolate Ectoservices chromosome 11, ASM5094787v1, whole genome shotgun sequence.
TCTATCGTATCAGGATCGGCCCACCAAACTGCCATCTTTAATCACACTGCCTTTGAGATTGGCCCAGTTTACTTGGCCAGACGTGTGTCTATTCAAAGAGGAGGGAAGAGCCAGAGAAAGTTTGGCTCTATTGTGCAACCACTCACCACTTCGACAGCAGCATTTTGTTCTTGACGGTACGCTTGAATCTTGCTGTTCAAGCAATGGATGTTGGTGCTCGTATCCTGAAAGTGCAGCAAAATAAAAAGCAACGTTACTAAAACTGCCACAAACAGGATTAGTGCAAACTATATCAGTGTGTTGAAAACAATGCGTCACTCTAGCAAGTAAGATGAGTGAAAAACAACACAAATTTCATCCCCTGACAACCGGGTATGTCAGTCAGTCCCGGTGCACAAATTTAATTGTGTACCCAAATTTTTTGCCAGTTCAGTTCAGAAGCGGCAAGGAAGCGCCCACGGACATTAGAGCTTCGGATAAATTGAGCCCCTGCGCACTGAATGTGGCTTAATTCATTTCACTTTACTGTGCTGCAGAGTATTGCTCTACATGACCACTTTGCTGAAGGTACTACCATGTTTGATGTATGGTACGTTCGGAGTGCCACATTCTGTCAGcaatagcaaaatatttttttttttttgctttctcatAGCGACTTCATCTGGTAACTAACTTGTGCATGCACGCGCTTTGAGCTGGCGATTTAAGCATTTCTATGAGAAAATGTTACAAGTCTGACTGCACAACAAATCAATGTGAATACCCTGCAATTACGATAACTAAGTAGAACACAATACACGAAATAGTTTTCTACAACACTGACGTTCTCTCAGTGCACTATGTAACACCTTCGAATAAAGTTACGAAACTTTGGTACATTTATCAAGAATCTGTCATAATGTGACTGACAGGATAGTATGCTTATCAATAAATTGATGTTTATTAATGAAGACGCGAGAGATAACGCACAAAGAATCCTCCCACCGCCTTTACTTTTTTTCAGTGTAGTTTTAATACCAGTGCCACGACGACTTTTGATCGCAATTCGAGCACGGTTCGGATCGAAATTATCAACCACGATTGGCTCCCTCAAGCAACTTAATTGTTCAAAGAAGCCAATCATGATTGAGAAATATGATCCGCATCGAGCTCAATCGCGACTAAAAAATGCGCCGTGGGACACCCGTATAACTTTGGAACATTTACCAGCAGTCAATCACAATTCGTGACTGAAAGCGACGTGTGCTACATCGAAATACAGTAGGTCTTACGATAAGGGCAGACGAGAGCTCGTTGACTTTGCTGACGATACTTTCTTCGACGGATTGTGTCAGATGCCTGACCTCACGACTAGACGCGGACTTGGAGGCATCCTCATCCGAGTTGCTCATCTTTTTCGCGCGTCGTTCATGTCACAACACTACAGCGCTATCTTCGCCAAGACGTTTCTGCCTAGAAAAAGGCAGCCTTGCCGGTGATTCAAGATACAAACACCTAGAAAAGACATCGTGTACCCCTTGAGCTGACGTAACCTTAATTTAAGGCGCGAGCTGTCGCTACACCTTCGTTAGCCTACGCACAGGTCCGCAGACCATAGAGTTGCAGCAGGCAGCTCGAAATGTAAACAAACCGTGCGGCCATTTTTAAAGGCTGTCGCTCAGCAACTACTGCAACGCCGCGACCGGATGTTTTGATTGCTTTCTTGGTTTCTCCCAGCTGATCATCCCATCTTGCTTGAGCACGCTAGCCTTAACACGGCGACTGAAATTTCATCGTCAGCAACATATGCTCAATTATAAATAATAACATCGAACATTGCCTCCTTTTGCTAGATGCCTGCGGAATGGCTCGGCCTCCCAGAACGGATATGTCCTCAGTTGTGAACAAGTGTCGCGAGGTGGCGCTCGCGACCGACACTATCATCATCTATCATCACGAGCGGCGGGCATGAAACCACGGTCCGCACAATCCTTTGGGTGCGCTTTTCAAAGGCTGACTGTCTGGCTCTAGAATACCTGTCGCCAGTAATACCTGTAAACATACGCTGAATAATGATTAAGGTTAATGGCCTTTGAGAGTGGGGGCACGGCTGATGAAGGTTTCGGAAGCCACGCAAGGTAGTGCCCACTGGTTCCGTCAGCCCCATGTGGCACTCGCGACCGACACTAGTggcgaggagaaaagaaaaagagtttgGCAGCTGGTTTTCCGTTCTATggggcaggcatctagtaaaggagcgAATGGGCTTTTCTATTCGCACTTGAAACGCGCATGCGTCTTCCGGGATTGTTGATTTCTGCGCTGTCAACCAATCAAACGACTCGGAAGGTATATCATATGGGTATATAGCAAGCAAAAGCTTGCATCCACTGGTGATCCAGCAGTGCGTGATTGTTGTACTTTAGTCGTTAGGTAAGTGAGCGCCATTTCGTAGTTTACCGAAAGAAAACGGCCACGTCTTTCACCACGCCGGTTGATCACGTGTCGCTTGAAGTGAAAGAAGTTTCGTTACGCGGTTTCTGCGCAGGACGCGCCGGTGGATATTCGGGGTGGTCGCTGTCACATCGCGCTCAGCGAAAGGCGAGCGGTGCGCCCCGCCGTGTGGTGACACGTGTTGACACCACCGACAGACTTTGACACTTCAGCGTCGCGCGCCCCGTGACTTGTCAAAAGATTGTTGCTGTTCGCCCGCCCAGCGACTGTCCCCTCCTGCATCAACTTCGATGGCCGACGCGGAACTGCTGACACCGATGGTGACCGAAAATATTGACGGAATGCCCGCGTCCACCGAGGACCCGGTGAAACGCCGTCTGACCATTTCCGAGAACGTGGACCATGCCAGAGCTTGCAAACTGGTCAGTAATGGGCGCAGCTGAATTTCTGTCTGTTTTCTCTGAGCCCGCTGCGTTTGGTGTCGCAAATATGCGTAGGCGTTGGCGCAGTGTCGCTCACACGACGCGCCTTTGATAAATTCGACATTTGACTCGTCATGTTACAGTTGTGTAATATTTTGGTTCGTTTTCAAATGGGGAAAAGGGTGGTACTTTTGTTGACGGATAGCTTGTAGTAGTAGTACGTTTTGGAATAGCAGCAGGAAATAGCAGTACTTAAAATGCTGCTTGCAATTTAGATGCGGTATTTGAATGTCTGCACAGCGCAGGAAAACTCCGCTGCGTTGCACCAAACGGGTTGCCGGAGTGACTTGGGCTTTGCTTTGTTTATCCTTTTCATGTTAGATTAGGGTTCTTCGAATAACTGACAGCTtatctcacccatattagtaGAAGACGCAAAATGTGTCCGTTCCAACTTGTATTTTCTTTGTTAGTTTTGTTGACATTTGCAATGGAAGTTTAAGATGGAATCTTATCGTTGGCTGTTCATAACTTGCGCGGCCGTGTGCAACCAGTTGCGAAGTTCGTCAAGGCGTTCAGTTGGTGTTTCTGAAGCAAAcatatttttttcccttccgTGGTGTTGAGCCACAATTGCTTAAACTGTAAATATGAAATAATGCTAGTGATGGTGCGCGACTGTCCCGCGTTTACCTGAATGTCAGAAACGGGCCCTTTGAAACGGCGTGGTGACCACGGTCGCCgtcaatttttaattttttttatcagtTCGTATCGCCACATGTGGAGAGTGTCACCATTAGTGACAAGTCTTACCGAGTTGCTGTGAAGTTATTCGCTTACActcctttgtttattttttctttcaggcaACTTTATGGGTGTTCATTCTGAATCACTAGTGACTGCACTGCGGAATGACTCGTGAAAATCTTGAGGGGGAGAGTATGGCATAGCAGCGACATTTATTGTGCATGCAGGCAGGCAACGATCTCTACAAGGAGGACAAGATAAAGCCGGCAATCCGCAAGTACCACGAGTGTCTGTTGTACCTCCGGGCCTGTCAGGTCCGGTTCGACATGCCCATCACGAGTGCAGTGAGCCCCAAACTGGACCAATCCACAAAGGCACTGGTGGAAAAGCTCCACGCTGAATGCTACAACAACCTCGCTGGTAGGTTCTTTATCTCAAACTGCATCTACTTCGCAATTTTGCCATGTGGTAGTTAACAATAACCGTAAGCATTTTTCTAGGTCTGGCAATCTTCCTGAAGTGCTTGCTAATTACGGCCAATAGTCTTCTTCTGCTGTTTCATTCCATAAATCCCGACTAACCAATTTAAAACAATATACATCGCTTTCAATTTTTACCCATCTAGAATTATCAACTAAGAAAACTAATGCTCTTAAGTGTATGTATTCCACATTCTCTGTTTGGTTTGCTCAGCTAcctcttcttcacttctttttttcattctttacagATTCTATAGATTGCTTGCATGACCCGTTCATGTAATAAGATACTTCACATGCATTGCCCACCAACATTTTTTACAAATCTAGTAACTCTAGGTGATCTTTTCACAATAGTTCTTTATGTGCATACCCTCTCTTGCTTCATATTTTTCTCATTTCCATAATGTATTAGTTGTCATGTTTGCATTTTAATGTTAGTTCACAGGAGGTCCCACTTGCAGCTTTTACATTACCTCCTTCTGTATAATAGTGTTCCAATAGACTGATCTGTTTTATCAACAAAATTGAATTAGCGTACCACTTTGGGACACGTTGGATTTGTGCAGTTCCAAGATGCACCTATGATGAAAACATCTGTGTGTCCTTCATCAGCGTCGCTGAATTATGTCCTTATACACAGCTCTTCAGTGCGTGTTATTTGCAATCTCGTGGGTGCCTTCTTGCAGTGTAACAGACTCAAGACATGTACAATATGACCGGACGGGAAAGAATGTTACTCGCAACTAGCATTCTTTACTGTCTGGTCGTTTCTTTTCATGCTTTCGCAACTTTTTTCCTGCAAGTATGAACTAATTAGCAACAAGTAGCAATATGATATAGGTGTATGACAATGCACAGGGTAATGCAGTAAAGGAACAATTCCATAATTCAAAGTATAGGCTGTAGCAGTAGCTTTAAGAGAGTAATGGTTCGCTTTTTAATAAGTACTTTTATAGGCCATAGCAGCTACATTTGATGTCCAGGTGGTGCGTCAGCGTGTGTTGCTTTGAGACTTTAAACACCacggttaaatttttttttcaaactttttcTCAGCATGCCTGCTGCAACTACAGACTACGGATTACAACAGGGTGGTGCAGTACTGTAACATTGTCTTGACGATGCAGCCCAATAATGCCAAGGCCATTTTTCGCAAGGGCGTTGCTTGCTACAAAATGGGCAACTACTCCCTTGCATTGCAGTACCTGAATGATGCCAACAGGCTGCGCAAGGGAAAACCTGGTGAGTGTTGCTGAAGTTCCACATTGTGCTGTTGTCCAACCTGTAGGCAGGTCCTAACCAGGTTAGCGCCCAGGCCTACCCGCAATTTTAGTTACAATGCTTGCTCAGGTGGTGATACTTGAGCCACTGACTGCAAATAGAGTGAACTTTTAAACATGCAGCAAGAAAGATGCCCATGAAACGAACGGACACCATGAGAGAAGCACCAACACTCCAATGTGAAGAGATAGATTTCACGAGTTCCACCATCCTTAGTTGGCTATGAGGGCAACTATGGGAAGCACAGTCATCTTTGTACCATGATAAACCTACTTAGCCATTCGAGATCTCAAATATCACTGGGTAAGAACATTCTACGCGGGAAAAAGTTGAGAAAGTTTCCCTTAAAATTCATTGCAAGTATTAGAATTCACCTTGACATTCCCCTCAGTGCCGTATCGAACCAAAGTGCTTTGGGAGAATAACTACAACTTTCTGTAGTGTGGAAAGGAAAGCTCCAGTGGGGGAGCTTCTGTACGTGTCACTGCACCAAGTATTTTGGCAATGTTTGACAGCGCTTTTGGGTCTCGGAACAGATGGTGCATCGGCTTGCCTTCCACATGTGGCAGTTTCACATTTGCGCAGACTGGAAGAGAGAAGCAGAAAAACAAGCCACAGTTCCAAGGCCGCACCGGTTGTTCTGGGGCTTTCGACTTAGTCGGCGGGCAATCCCTGCCGAGAATGAATAATTCATCCGCTACTCTGTCGCCATATTAGTGTGCATACCTAAGTTTTTTTCTCTCAGAACTCATAACTGAAACTTTGCCTTATCATGGCTGTCCAATAAGTACAGTACTGTATTTTTTCAATTACAACCCGATCTGAGGGCCCCGTAGCATGACTCTTCAGGACATGGCATTCGCGGAAAGAGCACGGACCGGTGGGGTGGATGTTCGGAGGTTTCCTCACACTGTCAAATTAGGCCAGAGTTAGAGGCACAGCGATGATTGTGCCTGGTGGACCAAAGGAACTCTCGTAAGGTGAACTTTGCAGGAACCCAGGAGCTTGAATTAATCCAGTGCCTTCCAACACAGTGTCTCCCATAGCGGCATAGTTGCTTTCTTATGTTAAGCCCTAGTAATCATTCATTGCTTTACGTCTCGTAGCCCGTGTCACTTGGAACTCCCTAGTATATTTGAGAGCAATGGTTATAACATGGTTTGTACATTTTGGACACTGAGGATGCAGCAACATTGAGACTAAATGAATACCACAGAATTGAGCACTGTGTGCACTGCTGTGCAGAGTAAGAGGTATAGTCTCCAAAGCCTCGCGCTTCAGATTGTGCAGAATTCGCAAAGTTTTGTTGGCCCAGACTTGACGTGCTGTtacttttgtttctctttttctctcttgcaGATGACTCAATCATAAAGTACATCAAGCTCTGCACAGAGGGACAGTCGTCTTCCAGCAAAGAGTGATGTGCTTAAAGGGCCTGCCAATTAAACAGCCCCAGCGCAGTGGCGTATGTACCAAGCCTACTCGTAAGAGTTTATGATCTCATTGTTGACTTGCCGTCGTGTTGGCCTGCTTCCCACTGTTTCAAAGCTGATGGTGCAGGGGATGCTTCCTCTGTGTGTTCCTGAACCATGACGTGTTTTTGATGTGCTCACAatgtacagattttttttttactaatgatATACTAATAAAGATTTTTCACAAACTACACATTGCTCCTCATTTATATGTATTGTTTTGCATGCTTCAAACTCGTGTATTTTTATTTACAGCCATGTTCTGATTGTAGCTTAGTGCAACAATTTCCGCTTACTTAGCGTTGGgcatagtttcatacaattactagagggaactgtgcaGCTatgtctacaggagctgcaagcAAGGTAGTTCAGCCAACTTTGTCCTTCTGCctttaaatggcttcgtgactttgcaatgTAATCATTTTTAAGAAAGTACTGCATTACACCTTGGCACCtactctgtaactctaatggtcccgATTACGTACCCTACGGATCACATGGCCTGtcgagctccattttttttttctcttaatgtgaccTAGAACATCGACCATGCCTGTTTGCTCTtgatccacccccccccccccaccaccaccaccaccaccactctcttcctctctctcaacATTATGCCTCAAATTTTTTTGTTCCACTACTCTTTGCACGGTTCTTGTCctagagcttctttgttaacctccaagtttctgccccatatgttagcactggtagaatgcaatgattgtacacattACAATGACAGTGGCAAGTTCCCAGTCGAGGTTTGTTAACCCCTGCCATATGCtttctaacccatttttattcttaaatttccttctcgtgatttCTTAAATTTCTTCCTTTGCAACTTTATAAATTTGACCACCTGCAACAAATTGTGAACCAGGCACGCGTTTGGAGGTGCCCGGGGGTAGGGGCACCCCCTCCCGAAATTGAGCAACATACTCCCCACactcctaaagcgccgccaaatcaatcttgagacttgccAGCTATTCGGCGGTCGACACTGGGCTGCTGTTCCAGTAACATTATGGCCGAACCATAGAAGCGATCGCTGATTGGGCTAAGGAAAAGGACACGAGAACTGAGGGCGTGAAATAGATTGATATTCTCCCAGCTAAAAAATGTTGGAAtgtttttgcctttctcattattTCAATGTCTGTTTCGAAATCTGAAGGTGCTGCCGCTAGAAAGGCCCCACTGTTATCTTTTCAATGATCTAAGCTTCATAATCCCATCCCTAGAAACTTCAAAATTTCAGCCAAACCTTTCAATAACTGTTGAACCcctaagcaatatgaatgtcgcCCGTTAACTCATCTGGCTTTTCCCATAATTGTAGCGTACTTTTCGTGGAAAAGTGGCAacgggaaacaagagtcgcaagaaattgaaaaattaagcaatctactaagggagagagccgaggcaacagccataCAGGAAGGAAAATAAAAATGTGCAAATTTAGCTGTTTGTGAAAATATGTATCGTTAAAAATGTTTTCATTGaaaaagtagagaaaacgccaccaCAAggggagaatgattccgtgtcttttgaatggcgcttctacagttatcagtctaGCCGCCCGACGTAGGCACTTATTTGCTGTGCTTatatgggtgtttttctaaccttctgcggtgggcgcagtacgtctagaaccagTGTCCTACGCTCTATACAGTTGTATGGGACTGGTGGCCACGCATCATTATGCAACTTCCCAAATGACAATATGAGTCAGTTTCAGCATAGTTTCCTACAATGTACTAAAAGGAACTCTGGCGCTTCAGTCAtcgagccaccatgggaatgatgggaagtacaagGGTTTGTgcgatcttcgtgcttgtggattcgttTATTATGCTTTGTATGCGTTCATTGTCATAAATTTTAGAGCAATGTATACTTTTCTTAGTGTAGAATATGCTGCGAACACAAACAATCGCTACTAATTCCAACAGTAGCGTCTCAAGGCACCGGCATGCcagcgataaattcataagggcgttgtcacttgtcgatgcatgcgacCGTGgtataatggtttcaatatcgggcgtcTGTGCCCAGAAGTCCTGTGTTCGAATTGTGCGGTTGGACAATTTtagtaatgtttatttaattatttactgcacagtacattgttgaaaattacaaCTTTGCAAAGCCGTATGAAGCCGGAAgaacaaagtttaggcaaatccatgtacttcccataattcccaggCTGGCTCAaccactcccattgcagctcccttAGACACCACTGctggagttccctctagtaattactgtatgaaactctatgagcTTTGGTGCTTCATTTGGTTTAGCAGTAAACAAGGGACGCAAAAGAACTGTGGTTGTTCTGCAATGTATATTTCACGATGATTCGTCCAGagctcattaaaaaaacactactAGGAATCTTAATTTTATGCTTTcatttgtttacttgttcttggctgtGTCCTTCCTGCGCCCCTTTCCTTCGCGAGTCAATACGATGTCGTTCCTGGTTCACCAAGTAAAGCAGAGGTGTATATCACAGGCATACTTGTCAGATACACTTTATTTCATTTCCGTTTTGCGGGCTTACGGGCCTTTATAGCAAGCAGTGGGAATTAATGTCTGTACTAGTGAAAGTAGACCCGCCCCTGGTTTGcaaagaaaagttaccttgggggttgccccctccccctccagaAAAAAATCATGGGTGCATGCCTGTCTGGAACAACTATGCAAGTGCAAGGAACTTAGTGCCTTCATGCATTTATAAATATGATTTCTTGGAAATTTAGGAGAAATAAATCAGAATAAATAACGGCATGCAAGAAGAATGTCTGAAGTCACAAGCCTGAATATCGAACAAATTCATGCACTAACTACAAATACCATGATAGCTGAATAATTGTAGCGCATAAGATTTCTCTGGCAATAAATTTTTACAGGAAACTCTACGAGTGCAAGGTGGCTAAGTGGTCCCAGTGCATGCGTTTCAGTTTTCCCAAAACATCGGGTGCAAAAAATTTGCAACATCAAATGAGCTATACACCCATTTTCAAGTTTGTAGAACCACTATCACATGCTCCTCATGTAGAAGGATTACACTTGGTGAGTGGGGCAGCTGGGAAGCACAATACATGCTAATATACAATATTGAAGTGACACTAAAGGAAAGTATTACGTCGAACTGTGCATAAAGATTGGGCTTCTCAAGTAATGAATTCATGATTTGTAACGAAAACGAAGCTTTTGTACATGAGAAAAATGATGAAAATCGAGAGTCCTAGTGGTGCCACCTGTTGTGGGCTATGGCAATCGTGACGTCAACATTGCCTGATTCATGGAGAGCAGCTGCCACATCTGCAACTCCCAAAGAGACTCAAGTATTTGGATCCTGCAACCATGCAGCATGACCTCAAGCAGTACCGTAGGCTTCCTATATAGAGCTAAGTAAAGAGGTTAAAAACGTTAACAGCTACATAGAGGGAGGCATGGGGAGGTTACATCAACAGGTCTGTTTTGGCACAGGTGATTCAGCTTGAGCTGCAGCAGTGGGACCTTCAACAATTTTCtatgcagcagagtgatatacaaAAAGATGACTTCTAGATTTCTCTATCAATCGTGAAGCCCCAGGCCTGCCACTGCATATCTTGTGACATTATGATAGATGACCACATTGCTGAAGGTGCTACTCTGTTTGACAGGATGTTCGACATGCCACTTTCCTGTAGCAATGTTGAGAAAAATATATTCTTTAAGGCATGCAGTCAATAATTAAATTACACATATGCTTCAAGCTTGTGATTGAATTTTGTTGTGAAAACAAGCATTACTGACTGCACAGTGAACAAATGTTTATTTACTCTAGCTATGATGACTCCACAGAAAATCCACTACTTACCATACTACAACCTTGTCTTTCTTGCAGTGAAGTGTCACGCGATTCAAAATTGTTTTGTCAAAAAACAAATTTAGAGACGGTTCATCAAAAATCATGCCTGAAGGGGATAGTAAATTATTTAGCCACTCAACACTTGCCAATATATTTCTACGGCTTCGAGGGTGTGAGCCTTCACTTAACACAAAAGTAGGACACAAACTCATATCAGTGCTCCTTTAAACAGCCGTACATGCCATAATGGGTGCCTCCCCATACCTCAAGCGATGTTTTTCTGCATGTATCCATGTATCTAGTTGTGCACAACTAAAAGCTGGTTCTGCATGTCAAACAGTTGCCATCATGCCAATGTTTGTTCTATTCTAACCTAACACAATGACCAGTTCATTATGAGAAGCCTACATATAAATTATGGCGGTGCTGAAAGACAGGTTATCAATCTGTCTTTTAGCACTGGTGCTGCCAGCAAACAGTGCTGAGGATAGGTTATCTTGGATCATCCCTACAATTCTAAATAATTTCTATGCACATGATTTACGTGTATGGAATTTTATATTAAACATAGTGTGGCTTTTACACTCTAATCCATCCTTTCCTGTGTGCTTCACTTATGTCTCGGTAAACTGTGTTCACTTTTTCCATTTGTACACCACGGAATGACTTGTATGAACAGCATGTATCAGATATTCAGTGTTAATCTCATTCCTCATTC
Proteins encoded in this region:
- the LOC142564642 gene encoding tetratricopeptide repeat protein 9C-like yields the protein MADAELLTPMVTENIDGMPASTEDPVKRRLTISENVDHARACKLAGNDLYKEDKIKPAIRKYHECLLYLRACQVRFDMPITSAVSPKLDQSTKALVEKLHAECYNNLAACLLQLQTTDYNRVVQYCNIVLTMQPNNAKAIFRKGVACYKMGNYSLALQYLNDANRLRKGKPDDSIIKYIKLCTEGQSSSSKE